TATTTCATGTATTGAATCGATTTTTATTTCAGGTATTGACGATCAGGTTAGAAAAAAGATGAACGGTATTCTTTTCACAACCGATTCGTGGGAGTACCAGATTGTCGAATGGAAGTTCAACAAGGGGGCCGATAGTGGTGCGCGGTACGGCATGATGGCATTTGGACTCTCACCCGACGGGAAGTTTGTCGATTGCATGTATGTTATGTACATGATGGATTTCAAAGTTGCGCCAAAGAGAATCGTCACAGAAAAAAAGCATACAGCTCTATGGGGAATAATAAACTGGACTACGGAATCTGTATCTTACGAGGAAAGGAATCTTGGAGCCGTTTCCATTAAAAAGCTGCAGAATTTCTTTCGACTTAAAGCAATGCAAGGCTTTTTACAGAATGGGGTCATAGATAGAATTAACTACGTCACAGATCTGGATGCCATTGcaaattaatgaacagaaatcaCACGTGATGTTTACTTCCATGTATTCTATGCTTTGCAACTGAGAATTCAAGAATATGTGTGTTCAGCCCAAACGTATCACATTATTCCAATTGATTTTCAAGAAAGACTAGATGTTGTTAGTAATAAGTTAAACCGGAGTTATTTGTTGTTCAAGTGTTATTTGCATTTCATTGCGAGTTTTGATGTTTTTCTCCAGTATACATTTACGTCTTATCCTTTCTGAATGTTTAGATCAATCTATGATTTAAACACTAAATTCTCGGCGTTTGTCCGCATTGTTTTATCGACAAACGTTTTAAACGATTGCTGAAGAAAGTCAATAGTTGAAAACTCCTTTTAAGAACCAGCCTCCTTACCAACCATATAAGGACTAAGCAACCGCTTAGAACGTTAGCAAGCAGCATGAACTAAACtggtcaaaatataaaatataattctaaata
This genomic stretch from Mya arenaria isolate MELC-2E11 chromosome 10, ASM2691426v1 harbors:
- the LOC128206600 gene encoding uncharacterized protein LOC128206600 isoform X2; this encodes MSFVKDQKAKKMASKNTGNGSPRISDEERNRPIDVVIPQKGAVDKVKEGLHQVKVCRYDADQLERELEGELFDKWHEKCEVVKATKIAMDRLPAYLDHMQDAYEGIDDQVRKKMNGILFTTDSWEYQIVEWKFNKGADSGARYGMMAFGLSPDGKFVDCMYVMYMMDFKVAPKRIVTEKKHTALWGIINWTTESVSYEERNLGAVSIKKLQNFFRLKAMQGFLQNGVIDRINYVTDLDAIAN
- the LOC128206600 gene encoding uncharacterized protein LOC128206600 isoform X3, translating into MASKNTGNGSPRISDEERNRPIDVVIPQKGAVDKVKEGLHQVKVCRYDADQLERELEGELFDKWHEKCEVVKATKIAMDRLPAYLDHMQDAYEGIDDQVRKKMNGILFTTDSWEYQIVEWKFNKGADSGARYGMMAFGLSPDGKFVDCMYVMYMMDFKVAPKRIVTEKKHTALWGIINWTTESVSYEERNLGAVSIKKLQNFFRLKAMQGFLQNGVIDRINYVTDLDAIAN